A genomic stretch from Candidatus Hydrogenedentota bacterium includes:
- a CDS encoding PilZ domain-containing protein yields MSTFNGHERRRYTRCQRNLQVKFDDGDPGVLNHVDNISESGVLCHTIKPVALMTKIGVIIELPKPVDYRLETPGIVVRCDQDELGDDNFKIAIFFPHVTEEDKSAIRQFISFDEGDKAGR; encoded by the coding sequence ATGAGCACATTTAATGGACATGAACGTCGGCGATATACACGCTGTCAACGTAATCTGCAGGTGAAATTTGATGATGGGGATCCGGGCGTGCTCAATCACGTGGATAACATCAGTGAATCCGGTGTTTTATGCCATACCATCAAACCCGTCGCGCTGATGACTAAAATCGGGGTTATTATAGAATTGCCTAAACCCGTTGACTATCGCCTGGAAACACCGGGAATTGTCGTGCGCTGTGATCAGGATGAGTTGGGAGATGATAACTTCAAAATTGCTATTTTTTTCCCACACGTCACAGAAGAAGATAAAAGCGCAATCCGACAATTCATTTCTTTTGACGAAGGCGATAAAGCCGGGAGATAA